From Microbulbifer sp. THAF38, the proteins below share one genomic window:
- a CDS encoding TIGR03750 family conjugal transfer protein: MTDPGMNGREIEFIPDRLIEEPVVFRGLTDTEVVVIIVAAIIFWIPACVILLIPFGWALFGVGIGFGMAIGTLLVAGKYLQGLKRRMPDGLHIVYLKKIAQKKYSLFNFGYIETSQSWDIRREQPVKKINMEPKE; this comes from the coding sequence AGAAATCGAGTTCATCCCCGACCGGCTCATCGAAGAGCCGGTTGTTTTCCGGGGCCTGACCGATACCGAAGTAGTAGTGATCATTGTGGCCGCAATCATATTTTGGATTCCCGCCTGTGTAATCCTACTCATCCCATTTGGTTGGGCGTTGTTCGGGGTAGGTATTGGTTTTGGTATGGCCATTGGTACTTTGTTGGTTGCTGGTAAATACCTTCAAGGACTCAAACGCCGCATGCCTGACGGACTTCACATCGTTTATCTGAAAAAGATAGCCCAGAAAAAGTACTCACTCTTCAATTTTGGTTACATCGAGACATCACAGAGTTGGGATATCCGACGAGAACAACCCGTTAAAAAAATCAACATGGAGCCTAAGGAGTAG
- a CDS encoding PFL_4703 family integrating conjugative element protein produces MARLKKALNGRDSHILTLRILIGTLTVALLYCIAGWKAAPEHIKIDIPPDLRSGSTRGIQERHPFNIYAFGYYIFQQMNNWPVEGIADYKKQIDRLSCYITPRFKGELERDYQQRLKRHELNRTRALQEMPERPYNDKRVYIESEDSWVAFYDVNVKETFRSEIVKDIFIRYPVRVVRWDVDPECNLWGLALDGFYRNPKRLEGSQQENENVQDTSGEVAGR; encoded by the coding sequence ATGGCAAGATTAAAAAAAGCGTTAAATGGTCGGGATTCTCACATACTGACCCTGAGAATTCTCATAGGTACATTGACAGTCGCGCTACTGTATTGCATCGCTGGTTGGAAGGCTGCACCTGAGCACATCAAGATCGACATTCCACCCGATCTACGTTCTGGATCAACACGTGGGATTCAAGAGCGTCACCCTTTCAATATCTATGCGTTCGGCTATTACATCTTTCAACAAATGAACAACTGGCCAGTTGAAGGAATTGCTGACTATAAAAAGCAAATTGATCGCTTGAGCTGCTACATCACACCACGCTTTAAAGGCGAGTTAGAGCGTGATTACCAGCAGCGTCTGAAAAGGCACGAACTAAACCGTACCAGAGCACTACAGGAAATGCCTGAGCGTCCATATAACGACAAACGTGTTTATATCGAGTCCGAGGATTCATGGGTTGCCTTTTACGATGTGAACGTCAAAGAAACCTTCCGCTCTGAAATAGTGAAAGACATCTTCATTCGCTATCCCGTTCGTGTGGTTCGCTGGGATGTAGATCCGGAATGCAACTTGTGGGGCCTTGCCCTCGATGGTTTCTACCGAAATCCGAAACGCCTTGAAGGCAGCCAGCAAGAAAATGAGAACGTTCAAGACACAAGCGGCGAAGTGGCGGGGAGATAA